One Chitinophaga sp. H8 DNA window includes the following coding sequences:
- the porV gene encoding type IX secretion system outer membrane channel protein PorV produces MKYCFTICFVCGILIVPLLSVAQKTQSPVNVGATFLLINPDARSAGMGDVVTGIEPDPNALFGNAAKLLFAGNWGISANYSPWMRDMNNNKSNLGYLSAYKTWNGSEGVGLSMKFFDHGQITFRDDNGTMMQNYHAVEYAIDGTYARKLGDHLGLALTIRYIRSQLGAGAFNGLQQKPGSAVAGDVGLYYQNSADNLDFGNRYCWGISFTNIGTKLKYTDDTKRQTFLPMNLRIGGGYTFVHTQEHQFALAVDINKLLVPTPPIYKVDAGGQITNEIEKGRNPDRSVAETIFSSFTDAPGGFQEELREFTVASGLEYTYQHQFFARVGYFYEHPNKGYRQHFSAGLGVRVKALELDMAYLMPTDGSQQERRTLRFSLVYNISNDK; encoded by the coding sequence ATGAAGTATTGTTTTACCATATGCTTTGTTTGCGGTATACTCATAGTACCCCTGCTATCAGTAGCCCAGAAAACACAAAGTCCGGTCAACGTAGGTGCTACCTTCCTGCTGATCAACCCGGATGCACGGAGCGCTGGCATGGGAGATGTCGTAACCGGCATTGAACCCGACCCTAATGCCCTGTTTGGCAATGCCGCTAAACTATTATTTGCGGGCAACTGGGGTATCAGCGCTAACTATTCTCCCTGGATGCGCGATATGAACAACAATAAAAGTAACCTGGGTTATCTGTCGGCTTATAAAACCTGGAACGGTTCCGAAGGTGTAGGGCTGTCCATGAAATTCTTTGATCATGGGCAAATCACTTTCCGGGATGATAATGGTACCATGATGCAAAACTACCATGCAGTAGAATATGCCATTGATGGTACCTATGCCCGTAAACTGGGCGACCACCTGGGTTTGGCACTAACCATCAGGTACATACGTAGCCAGCTGGGTGCCGGTGCATTCAATGGCTTACAACAAAAACCGGGATCTGCCGTAGCGGGTGATGTGGGCCTCTATTACCAGAACTCCGCCGATAACCTCGATTTCGGTAACCGGTATTGTTGGGGCATCAGCTTTACCAATATTGGCACCAAACTGAAATATACGGATGATACCAAACGTCAGACATTCCTCCCTATGAATTTACGTATAGGTGGCGGATATACGTTTGTACATACGCAGGAACATCAGTTTGCACTGGCGGTCGATATCAATAAGCTGCTCGTTCCTACCCCTCCTATCTATAAAGTAGATGCCGGCGGGCAAATCACCAATGAAATTGAAAAAGGCAGAAACCCCGACCGCAGCGTGGCAGAAACTATTTTCTCCTCCTTTACAGACGCTCCCGGAGGCTTCCAGGAAGAATTGCGGGAATTTACAGTGGCTTCCGGACTGGAATATACCTACCAGCACCAGTTCTTTGCCCGGGTAGGTTATTTCTATGAACATCCCAACAAAGGGTACCGCCAACATTTCTCCGCGGGCCTTGGGGTACGTGTAAAGGCGCTCGAACTGGATATGGCCTATCTCATGCCTACAGATGGCAGTCAGCAGGAACGGCGTACCCTGCGTTTCTCCCTGGTATACAATATCTCAAACGATAAATAA
- a CDS encoding T9SS type A sorting domain-containing protein, whose translation MKLIYHSCKILLLFTGLLLLSYGARAQLLLNRQVVASSGGSNTVNNILFEYTIGEAAVMTLSQGSMILTQGFNQPEVLPKQPPGANPVLSYMLYPNPAATTLKIELDLLTDATVTFQLFNTAGQLVYQQYKEFGAGKVIFPIAVNRFAAGIYTVKLKVNASVFFEKLIIQ comes from the coding sequence ATGAAACTGATCTACCATTCCTGCAAAATCCTGTTGCTCTTTACCGGCCTGCTCCTGTTGTCTTACGGAGCCCGGGCACAATTACTGCTCAACCGACAGGTAGTGGCCAGCAGCGGCGGCAGCAACACAGTCAACAACATTCTATTTGAGTACACAATAGGCGAAGCTGCTGTAATGACCTTATCCCAGGGCAGCATGATACTTACGCAGGGATTCAACCAACCGGAAGTATTGCCCAAGCAACCTCCCGGAGCAAATCCGGTGTTGAGCTACATGCTGTATCCTAACCCTGCCGCCACTACGCTGAAAATAGAATTAGATCTCCTGACAGATGCAACGGTAACATTCCAGCTGTTTAATACTGCCGGACAATTGGTTTACCAGCAATACAAAGAGTTTGGAGCTGGCAAAGTAATATTTCCTATAGCGGTAAACAGGTTTGCAGCAGGCATCTATACCGTAAAACTAAAAGTAAACGCCAGTGTATTCTTTGAAAAACTGATCATTCAATAA